In Rhodamnia argentea isolate NSW1041297 chromosome 1, ASM2092103v1, whole genome shotgun sequence, the genomic window GCCAGGTCCAGACTAGCACTTTAATAAGGTAAATTCAGGGCTGCATCACCAACCCATGAAGGTTTCTTTGCATTATAGTAGAAATGTGCGATCATATGAACCAATTCATCAGCTGTTCGAAAATCTGTATGGGCAAGGCAAAGGGTGATATTTAAAAAACTTAATCACAACATGAATACCAAAAGCAACTAGGAACTTTCATCCTCATGAGTTAAGATAAGGTTTTAGATATTACCTTTCTCCCTGTACAAAATCCTGTTTCCACGTAAGAATAGTATTTGTGGGCACTCTTTAACTTTAAGAGCGTATGCCAAATCTCTTTCAATGTTCATATCTACTTTAACAGCCTACAATGACAACAATGACAATCAGAGAGGGAAGAAACACCACACTTCACCAACATCTATACTGGATTATCAGAAATGATCTGCTCCAAGATATTAAACTTAAAGTTTCAGGATAAAAAAGACTAAGGACAAAAggtttaaaaactaaaaaagcaGCAATGATTCAAGACTGAAGAAAATGCAATCATGAAAATAGGAAGTTTGGCTATGGCATACTCGAGGTGGTAATCGGTCTTTCGTCCCCCAATAAACTTTGATGGCATTTTCTAACTCTTTCAAAACCTTCCAGTTATCAGATGCCCTGCAATACAATATAGCATTCACAGAATACGCTTTCTTCCTCAATTAATTgcaagaccaaaaaaaaacagaaatacagcactcaattttctcaatagcGCGAACTCAAATACAATGTGTGTGCGTGAAGAAGATATTCTACGGTAAGCGAAAATGCAGACCAGATTAGCGACTATAGCCAAGAACAGGTAGCTCACAGTATAGATACTACAGCTAAGAAATAATCACATTAACAAGCGAATCAGAACTCTCATCTTGACAGAACGTGGCAGTAATCCCACAGTATATATCAGCCACCCCAATCTATACAAAGGCTATATTACTCACAATTCAGGATCTAAAATtatatctttcctttttcatttggaTTACTCAAAATCTCTTTGCCATCTCCTAATATTGTTAGTAATATACGTTGTTTTTTCCTGCATACAACATCATAACCTACTCATACCATGAATGCCACAGGAAAACAGCAACTTGTCCAGAATGAAGGGATTTCGATGCTCAAACCTGTTGTATCTTTCGAAAATGAGAACAATCAATGGGCTCGGATGGAAAGCGAAACTCTCCCACTCCAAACAATTGATCTCCTTGACCCAACTGTCCTCCACCTCCCCTTCCCAGTCAATCGCAGAACCATCTTCTCCAACCACATTCCTGATCGGATGCTGCTCGAAATACTCCGACGCCCTAATTCCCCAGCCCACGTCCGCATCCAACGGCCAACTCGAGCTCTCCTCCTGAACTACAAACTCCTTCTCCGCCTCCgcagcctcctcctcctcctcctccccgtcatcatcctcatcatcaatcTTCTCCTTCACCATCACATCCTCCGCGATTCCATCAAACGCCTCGGGATTCTGCTCCCTGATAGACGCGAACGTCCGGTCGAGCGACCCCCTTATGAAGTCCTCTACCGCTTGGGCTTCGCTCCGGCGGCCCCTCCTCCTGGGCTTCCGCGGCTTCGTCTTCGGGAGAGGCGCCGTCTCTCCGGACCCGTCGCCGCCGGGGTTGCGAGGTTCGGACTTCGGACCGGACGAGTCCCGCGAGACGGCCGTGCGAGGAAGAGGCGGTCCCGCGCTGCGCCGGTTGCGATTGGGGCGGAGAGAAGATGAGGAGGAGAGCGGGCGCGGACTGAGACGTGGCCGGAGCGCGGAAGCAAGCGAAGCGGAGAGAGCTTGTGGCGTGCAGATGATGCTTTGAACGATCACCATTTTTTCCTTCGGTGGGAGAGAGCAGCAGCTGGAGTGAGCCCGTAGGCCAGGGGAAGAGAGCTAGCGGGGAAGGGTAAAAGAGGGAAACAACTTCCGATTGATgaccaattttctttttcattttttttttgtctttcgaaaaattttaaataagaattttgaagtgcgcttttattttttcaaataaaaatacgaAGTTGAtctgcttttaaaaaaaaatccaaagtattcttattttttcaaataaaggctgaattatatattattttaaataaggatccgaaatgGTCATATCAGTATCAAGAAAGATCTGTCTTACTAACTGGTTaaggacattttcatcatttattattcattttttccattttttctttttaaaaaattaaaaagaaataaaagtaaaaaaatacaAGCCAGAgtgtatttcttcttttttttaaaaaaatttattttttagtttttaatttgatttaattaaaaattaggttaaatttgtatttttgccaaaatGCCTTTAATTGATCGGAATATTTATCCAAGTGACTGGCCGACGAGATCAagcacttatttgaaacaatcatgataacttcaagcccttaattgaaataatcatatcactcgggtacttatttgaaacaaagtttacttcagatttttatttgaaaaaataatagcaGTTGgccctttatttaaaaaattttctattttagtttAAAGTATTTTCAGACATTTATAGTGCATAAATATTTACAATTATTTTCATAATTGAGTATTAAATTTGAgggatattttgaattttgatggaaaaacaaTTGTTGAATCATAAACAAACATGTCTTAGACGAATGCGAGCATGTTTATGAGAAAagtaaaatcaagaaaaagaatgtGGATTTACATTTTCACCTCATTGGAAAATCTTCTATTGAAAATAGATGTCAATAGAAAATCCATTGATGGTCATCTCATAAACTCAAAATCGCCGCATGACTTCAATATACTTCTCTATATCAATCAAGCTCGTGAAAATTTAATTATTCAAGATGCATGGATATCATCTTGATATATAATATATCACATTTGGGTCGgttatgataaaaatattttcta contains:
- the LOC115753271 gene encoding thioredoxin-like fold domain-containing protein MRL7 homolog, chloroplastic isoform X1; this translates as MVIVQSIICTPQALSASLASALRPRLSPRPLSSSSSLRPNRNRRSAGPPLPRTAVSRDSSGPKSEPRNPGGDGSGETAPLPKTKPRKPRRRGRRSEAQAVEDFIRGSLDRTFASIREQNPEAFDGIAEDVMVKEKIDDEDDDGEEEEEEAAEAEKEFVVQEESSSWPLDADVGWGIRASEYFEQHPIRNVVGEDGSAIDWEGEVEDSWVKEINCLEWESFAFHPSPLIVLIFERYNRASDNWKVLKELENAIKVYWGTKDRLPPRAVKVDMNIERDLAYALKVKECPQILFLRGNRILYREKDFRTADELVHMIAHFYYNAKKPSWVGDAALNLPY
- the LOC115753271 gene encoding thioredoxin-like fold domain-containing protein MRL7 homolog, chloroplastic isoform X2; the protein is MVIVQSIICTPQALSASLASALRPRLSPRPLSSSSSLRPNRNRRSAGPPLPRTAVSRDSSGPKSEPRNPGGDGSGETAPLPKTKPRKPRRRGRRSEAQAVEDFIRGSLDRTFASIREQNPEAFDGIAEDVMVKEKIDDEDDDGEEEEEEAAEAEKEFVVQEESSSWPLDADVGWGIRASEYFEQHPIRNVVGEDGSAIDWEGEVEDSWVKEINCLEWESFAFHPSPLIVLIFERYNRASDNWKVLKELENAIKVYWGTKDRLPPRIISDNPV